The following are from one region of the Pseudazoarcus pumilus genome:
- the prmC gene encoding peptide chain release factor N(5)-glutamine methyltransferase, whose protein sequence is MIDTSTPDVASALKWAREHIDSVDARILMRRVLDCAATRLVSHPDLRLDAAEWEQFRHFVTRRASGEPVAYLVGEREFFGYSLMITPAVLIPRPETELLVELAVAHFAGRPNTRVLDLGTGSGAIAIALAKELPDADVTAVDRSREALLVAMANAARLRVSVSFVVSDWFAALAGDRFQLIVANPPYVAATDPHLGEGDVRFEPQAALVSGPEGLDDLAEIVVRAPHHLDPGGWLFVEHGYDQARRVRALLADAGFTAIASWNDLAGIERVSGGQWLGRGASGRRLDAPQRDT, encoded by the coding sequence ATGATCGATACCTCCACCCCTGACGTCGCATCAGCCCTGAAATGGGCACGCGAACACATCGACAGCGTCGATGCGCGCATCCTGATGCGCCGTGTGCTCGATTGCGCGGCCACGCGTCTGGTATCGCATCCGGACCTGCGCCTGGATGCGGCCGAGTGGGAGCAGTTTCGCCATTTCGTCACGCGGCGCGCCTCGGGCGAACCGGTCGCCTATCTGGTGGGCGAGCGCGAGTTCTTCGGCTACAGCCTGATGATTACCCCGGCGGTACTGATTCCGCGCCCCGAGACCGAACTGCTCGTCGAGCTGGCGGTGGCGCATTTCGCCGGCCGGCCGAACACGCGCGTGCTCGACCTGGGCACCGGCAGCGGCGCGATCGCGATCGCGCTGGCCAAGGAACTGCCGGACGCCGATGTCACCGCCGTCGACCGCTCGCGCGAGGCACTGCTGGTGGCGATGGCCAATGCCGCGCGCCTGCGCGTGTCGGTGTCCTTCGTGGTGTCGGACTGGTTCGCCGCGCTGGCCGGCGACCGCTTCCAGCTCATCGTCGCCAATCCACCGTATGTGGCCGCCACCGACCCGCATCTGGGCGAGGGCGACGTGCGCTTCGAGCCGCAGGCCGCGTTGGTGTCCGGGCCGGAAGGGCTGGACGACCTGGCCGAGATCGTCGTGCGTGCCCCCCATCATCTCGATCCGGGCGGCTGGCTGTTCGTCGAGCATGGTTACGATCAGGCGCGACGCGTGCGTGCATTGCTGGCCGATGCGGGCTTCACCGCGATCGCCTCGTGGAATGATCTGGCCGGCATCGAACGGGTGTCGGGCGGGCAATGGCTGGGGCGGGGGGCTTCCGGTCGCCGGCTTGACGCACCGCAGCGCGACACCTAG
- the grxD gene encoding Grx4 family monothiol glutaredoxin — protein sequence MDIQEFIREQVNAHPVVLFMKGTPQFPQCGFSATVIQVLKQSGLTKVAAFNVLESEDLRQGVKEYANWPTIPQLYIKGEFVGGCDIIKELFESGELQQLLAEADPEGAAPQA from the coding sequence ATGGACATCCAGGAATTCATTCGCGAACAGGTCAACGCCCACCCCGTGGTGCTCTTCATGAAGGGCACGCCGCAGTTCCCGCAGTGCGGGTTCTCGGCCACCGTGATCCAGGTGCTCAAGCAGTCCGGCCTGACCAAGGTCGCCGCGTTCAACGTGCTCGAGAGCGAGGACCTGCGCCAGGGCGTCAAGGAATACGCCAACTGGCCGACCATCCCGCAGCTCTACATCAAGGGCGAGTTCGTCGGCGGCTGCGATATCATCAAGGAATTGTTCGAATCCGGCGAACTGCAGCAACTGCTCGCCGAAGCCGACCCGGAAGGCGCGGCGCCGCAGGCCTGA
- the ltrA gene encoding group II intron reverse transcriptase/maturase — translation MSLERAVHQKPGHAGRNAGGRGEAALEAMRDEARTARHATGSPGREGLLAQVLASANMEAAWKRVKSNRGSAGVDGRSIAETADYLRAHWPRIRETLLDGSYRPAPVRRVQIPKPDGGVRELGIPTVTDRLIQQALLQVLQRKIDPTFSEHSYGFRPGRRAHDAVLDAQRYVQDGYRVVVDVDLEKFFDRVNHDILMERLSRRINDKAVLRLIRRYLVAGIMEGGVVMERYEGTPQGGPLSPLLANVLLDEVDRELEQRGHRFVRYADDCNVYVRSRRAGERVLDGLRKLYDRLHLKVNEAKTAVAPASGRKFLGYAFWYGRGGQVKCKVADKAKETFKQRIRQMTRRSGGRSLPEIAEQLRTYMPGWKAYFQLAQTPQVFRGLDEWIRHRLRAVQLKHWRRSTTMYRELKALGASEADARKVAANSRCWWRNSRMALNRAMPIAYFDRIGVPRLS, via the coding sequence ATGTCGCTCGAACGTGCAGTGCATCAGAAGCCCGGTCATGCGGGGCGCAACGCGGGAGGGCGGGGTGAAGCCGCGCTTGAGGCGATGCGTGATGAAGCACGGACGGCGCGGCATGCAACTGGAAGCCCGGGGCGAGAGGGCCTGCTTGCGCAGGTGCTCGCGAGCGCGAACATGGAGGCGGCGTGGAAGCGCGTCAAATCCAATCGCGGCAGTGCAGGGGTGGATGGTCGGTCGATTGCCGAGACGGCGGACTACCTGAGAGCGCACTGGCCCCGGATTCGGGAAACGTTACTGGACGGCAGCTACCGGCCCGCGCCGGTGCGCCGTGTCCAGATTCCGAAACCCGACGGGGGCGTGCGTGAATTGGGGATACCGACGGTGACGGATCGGCTGATCCAGCAAGCCCTGCTGCAAGTCTTGCAGCGCAAGATTGATCCGACGTTCTCCGAACATAGCTATGGCTTTCGACCGGGACGCCGTGCGCATGACGCGGTGCTCGATGCACAGCGCTACGTGCAGGACGGCTACCGGGTGGTGGTCGATGTGGATCTGGAGAAATTCTTCGACCGGGTCAATCACGACATCCTGATGGAACGGTTATCGAGGCGCATCAACGACAAAGCCGTGCTACGGCTGATTCGTCGCTACCTCGTGGCCGGGATCATGGAGGGTGGAGTGGTCATGGAACGCTACGAGGGCACGCCGCAAGGCGGGCCATTGTCGCCGCTGCTGGCCAACGTGCTGCTCGACGAGGTGGATCGGGAGTTGGAACAGCGCGGTCACCGCTTCGTGCGTTACGCCGACGACTGTAACGTATATGTACGCAGCCGTCGTGCGGGCGAACGCGTGTTGGACGGGCTGCGCAAGCTCTACGACCGACTCCATCTGAAGGTCAATGAGGCCAAGACGGCCGTCGCGCCCGCATCTGGCCGGAAGTTTCTCGGTTATGCCTTCTGGTATGGCCGAGGCGGTCAGGTCAAATGCAAGGTGGCGGACAAGGCCAAAGAGACCTTCAAGCAACGCATCCGACAAATGACGCGTCGCTCGGGTGGGCGTAGCCTGCCGGAGATCGCCGAACAACTCCGGACTTACATGCCGGGCTGGAAGGCCTACTTCCAGCTCGCGCAGACGCCGCAAGTGTTCCGCGGACTCGACGAGTGGATTCGACACCGGCTGCGTGCCGTGCAGCTCAAGCACTGGCGCCGGAGTACGACGATGTATCGGGAGTTGAAAGCGCTGGGCGCTTCGGAGGCGGACGCTCGCAAGGTGGCCGCGAACAGTCGGTGCTGGTGGCGCAACAGCCGCATGGCGCTGAACCGGGCAATGCCTATCGCCTACTTCGACCGGATCGGAGTGCCCCGGCTCTCATGA